One window of the Pseudofrankia sp. DC12 genome contains the following:
- a CDS encoding PIG-L deacetylase family protein, translating into MIELLPALPVEGQHYRVVALGAHSDDLEIGAGGTIISMLAAHPDTAVHWVVLSAVGGRRDEAAASARALLGGSLAALHLHSFRDGFVPADWAAAKEVLLGVAREVRPDIVLAPSVGDYHQDHRALAELAWQAFRGALILEYEIPKWDGDLSRPSLYVPLAEDVVDAKIEHLHRHFRSQLGKPWFDEELFRSILRLRGVESGNRYAEAFGARKLALRWPGHAR; encoded by the coding sequence GTGATCGAGCTTCTACCCGCACTGCCTGTCGAGGGCCAGCACTACCGTGTAGTGGCTCTCGGCGCTCATTCCGACGATCTCGAGATCGGTGCCGGCGGGACCATCATCAGCATGCTGGCCGCGCACCCGGACACGGCCGTGCACTGGGTCGTTCTGTCTGCCGTTGGCGGCCGGCGAGACGAGGCGGCCGCCAGCGCGCGCGCGTTGCTGGGCGGTTCGCTCGCCGCGCTGCACCTGCACTCGTTCCGGGACGGGTTCGTCCCGGCCGACTGGGCCGCGGCGAAGGAGGTACTGCTCGGTGTCGCGCGCGAGGTCCGGCCGGACATCGTCCTGGCGCCGTCCGTCGGGGACTACCACCAGGACCACCGGGCCCTGGCGGAGCTGGCCTGGCAGGCTTTCCGAGGCGCGCTGATACTCGAGTACGAGATCCCGAAGTGGGACGGGGACCTGAGCCGCCCGTCGCTGTACGTCCCGCTCGCCGAGGACGTCGTCGACGCGAAGATCGAGCATCTGCATCGGCACTTCCGCAGCCAGCTCGGCAAGCCCTGGTTTGACGAGGAGCTGTTCCGGTCGATCCTGCGGCTACGGGGTGTGGAATCCGGCAACCGGTACGCAGAGGCATTCGGTGCCCGGAAGCTGGCTCTCCGCTGGCCAGGACACGCCAGGTGA
- a CDS encoding SCO family protein: MNASADRPGRRRRRTHPVVTLTVLGAAVLVLTAALAGCGGSSASSTGVVNLDDAPKAAGLRGPELATPLPMPDIRLTDTAGRPYDVKAATGGKLTFVYFGYTHCPDVCPTTMADIARALDLVPAADRGRVAVVFITTDPDRDTGPVIRSWLDQFNPSFVGLRGPLAQVADYAGQLGVPLAAPQRQADGTVTVDHGAQVTAFSPDGTARTVYLANTQVEDYAHDIPLLLKETQ; this comes from the coding sequence ATGAACGCTTCGGCAGACCGCCCCGGCAGGCGGCGCCGACGGACGCATCCGGTGGTGACGCTCACGGTCCTGGGCGCCGCCGTCCTCGTCCTGACCGCGGCCCTCGCCGGCTGCGGCGGCTCGTCGGCTTCGTCAACGGGGGTGGTCAATCTCGACGACGCCCCCAAGGCCGCCGGCCTGCGGGGCCCCGAGCTGGCTACTCCGCTTCCCATGCCGGACATCCGGCTGACGGACACGGCCGGAAGGCCCTACGACGTGAAAGCGGCGACCGGCGGCAAGCTGACCTTCGTCTACTTCGGCTATACCCACTGCCCGGACGTCTGCCCGACCACGATGGCCGACATCGCCCGCGCGCTCGACCTCGTCCCGGCGGCCGACCGCGGCCGGGTCGCGGTCGTGTTCATCACCACCGACCCCGACCGGGACACCGGGCCGGTGATCCGGTCATGGCTGGACCAGTTCAACCCGTCCTTCGTCGGCCTGCGTGGGCCATTGGCGCAGGTGGCCGACTACGCCGGACAGCTCGGCGTCCCACTGGCCGCGCCGCAGCGCCAGGCCGACGGGACGGTCACGGTCGACCACGGCGCCCAGGTCACCGCCTTCAGCCCGGACGGCACCGCACGCACCGTCTACCTGGCGAACACCCAGGTCGAGGACTACGCGCACGACATCCCGCTGCTACTGAAGGAGACACAGTGA
- a CDS encoding glycoside hydrolase family 6 protein, producing the protein MLAVVLAVFGGFVLQNRVLAAGSTDTATLGPARSNATQVPGGTLGALIAATPAATQSTQSSQPTAQATPTSVPTTAPAAASPRPAPAVRTDDPFGGATFYVDPESDAAAAVRALQSSAPADAATLSRLANGSAAAWFGDHDPATLQSRLSAWVGKLHGAGALPVVVAYGIPNRDCGGYSAGGLASPDAYRAWISAYAAGIGRGPVAVILEPDALAQIDCLSSADAQTRYALLRYAVDTLTSAGASVYIDAGNAKWHNASDMVARLRQAGVDRARGFALNVSNFDDTADELAYGDAIAGGLGGGTHFVIDTSRNGQGRAPDGAWCNPPGRGLGARPTAATGDARADAFLWIKIPGESDGTCNGGPGAGQWWLDYALGLARRSV; encoded by the coding sequence GTGCTCGCGGTGGTGCTCGCGGTATTCGGAGGATTCGTCCTCCAGAACCGGGTCCTCGCCGCCGGATCGACGGATACCGCGACGCTCGGTCCCGCGAGGTCGAATGCCACGCAGGTGCCCGGCGGAACGCTGGGTGCACTCATTGCCGCCACGCCGGCCGCGACCCAGTCGACCCAGTCGAGTCAGCCGACGGCCCAGGCGACACCGACCTCGGTTCCCACGACCGCGCCGGCGGCGGCCTCCCCGCGACCGGCTCCAGCCGTCCGAACGGATGACCCCTTCGGCGGCGCCACCTTCTACGTCGATCCGGAAAGCGACGCGGCAGCGGCTGTCCGCGCTCTACAGTCGTCGGCTCCGGCCGATGCCGCCACGTTGTCCCGGCTGGCGAACGGCTCGGCAGCCGCCTGGTTCGGGGATCACGACCCCGCCACGCTTCAGTCGAGGCTTTCGGCCTGGGTCGGCAAGCTACACGGGGCCGGCGCGCTGCCGGTCGTGGTCGCCTACGGCATACCGAACCGGGACTGCGGCGGCTATTCGGCCGGCGGGCTGGCGAGCCCGGACGCGTACCGGGCGTGGATCTCCGCATACGCGGCCGGCATCGGCCGCGGACCGGTCGCGGTGATCCTGGAGCCGGATGCCCTGGCCCAGATCGACTGCCTGTCGTCGGCCGATGCCCAGACCCGCTACGCGCTGCTCCGCTACGCGGTGGACACGCTCACGTCAGCGGGCGCCAGTGTGTATATCGACGCTGGCAACGCGAAATGGCACAACGCCTCCGACATGGTGGCCCGGCTTCGGCAGGCGGGTGTCGACCGTGCCCGCGGGTTCGCGCTGAACGTGTCGAACTTCGATGACACCGCCGATGAGCTGGCCTACGGTGACGCCATCGCCGGGGGGCTCGGTGGCGGCACACACTTCGTGATCGACACGTCCCGCAACGGTCAGGGGCGAGCACCGGACGGTGCTTGGTGCAACCCGCCCGGACGAGGCCTGGGCGCCCGGCCGACGGCGGCCACCGGCGATGCCCGGGCGGACGCGTTCCTGTGGATCAAAATCCCAGGCGAGTCAGACGGCACGTGCAACGGTGGACCGGGCGCGGGACAATGGTGGCTGGACTACGCATTGGGGCTCGCCCGTCGGTCGGTCTGA
- a CDS encoding class II aldolase/adducin family protein yields the protein MADNLIFRLPPTFETAEQERQHRKQRLAAALRIFGWFGFEEGIAGHITARDPELTDHFWVNPFGVAFSHARVSDLILVNESGETVEGRYPANPSAFAIHSQIHQARPDVIAAAHSHSIYGRALSTLGDLIEPITQDACAFYEDHSVFDDYNGPVFDVDEGKRIAAALGGSKAVILANHGLLTVGESVDAAVWWFIAMERSAQAQLVAKAVGKVKQIPPEHAQVAHGLTGNSLTGWLNFQPLYDRIVRREPDLLD from the coding sequence ATGGCTGACAATCTGATCTTCCGGCTTCCGCCAACCTTCGAGACCGCCGAGCAGGAGCGCCAGCACCGCAAGCAGCGGCTTGCCGCGGCACTGCGCATCTTCGGCTGGTTCGGCTTCGAGGAAGGGATCGCGGGACATATCACTGCCCGCGATCCCGAGCTGACCGATCACTTCTGGGTGAACCCGTTCGGGGTCGCGTTCTCGCACGCCCGGGTGAGCGACCTGATCCTCGTCAACGAGAGCGGGGAGACCGTCGAGGGCCGTTACCCCGCGAACCCGTCGGCATTCGCGATCCACTCCCAGATCCACCAGGCCCGCCCAGACGTGATCGCTGCCGCGCACAGCCACTCCATCTACGGCCGGGCCTTGTCGACGCTTGGCGACCTGATCGAGCCGATCACGCAGGATGCCTGTGCCTTCTACGAGGACCACAGCGTGTTCGACGACTACAACGGGCCCGTGTTCGATGTTGATGAGGGCAAGCGGATCGCCGCCGCGCTTGGTGGGTCCAAGGCCGTCATCCTCGCGAACCATGGCCTGCTGACCGTCGGCGAGTCCGTCGACGCCGCGGTCTGGTGGTTCATCGCCATGGAGCGGTCCGCGCAGGCGCAGCTGGTGGCGAAAGCCGTCGGCAAGGTGAAGCAGATTCCGCCCGAGCACGCTCAGGTGGCCCATGGCCTCACCGGCAACTCGCTCACCGGTTGGCTCAACTTCCAGCCTCTGTACGACCGGATCGTGCGCCGCGAGCCCGACCTGCTCGACTAG
- a CDS encoding Dyp-type peroxidase → MTAARLPAPPPSQAGHDKTAPATGAEPAPPPPPSSAVGEAPARDASAPAEQPPPRRLGRRAFLGGAGLVGAGGIAGAVAGGLAQRGTGPAATPVGVARERAQAVAAVRPGLVHQPGIVEPPPAHLVFTAYDLTSKTSVAGCRAALTSVLTAWTGAARTLMTGAQPAAAGGRALGLAPSALTVTIGLGPSALRLAGLTSRIPPQLAPIPGFPHDHLDAARSGGDIAVQICAEDPMVVVSAARYLDTLAKADATPRWTQHGFRRTAAAAADPTGTPRNLMGQLDGTDNPVVGTPDFDQAVWADSTAPAWMAGGSYLVARRIRMDLDRWDLISTSGQEQIIGRSKATGAPLTGGSEHTDPDFTATGSDGNLEIPANAHIRLAHPQSNNGVRMLRRGYSYHDGLDAAGQLDAGLFFLAYQADPLVAFTAIQSKLDRLDALSAFIRHTGSALFAIPAAAPTDGYVGQQLLEG, encoded by the coding sequence GTGACCGCCGCGCGGCTGCCTGCCCCGCCGCCGTCGCAGGCCGGGCATGACAAGACCGCGCCCGCGACCGGTGCGGAGCCTGCACCGCCACCCCCGCCGTCATCCGCGGTCGGGGAGGCGCCGGCTCGGGACGCCTCGGCACCCGCCGAGCAACCGCCGCCCCGACGGCTCGGCCGGCGGGCGTTCCTCGGCGGAGCGGGGCTGGTCGGCGCTGGCGGGATCGCCGGCGCGGTCGCCGGCGGACTGGCTCAGCGCGGCACCGGGCCAGCGGCCACCCCGGTCGGGGTGGCTCGCGAGCGCGCCCAGGCCGTCGCCGCTGTACGCCCAGGCCTGGTACACCAGCCGGGGATCGTCGAACCGCCGCCCGCACACCTGGTGTTCACCGCCTACGACCTGACCTCCAAAACCAGCGTGGCCGGTTGCCGCGCCGCGCTGACCTCCGTTCTCACAGCATGGACCGGCGCGGCCCGTACGCTCATGACTGGCGCCCAGCCCGCCGCGGCCGGGGGGCGCGCCCTCGGCCTGGCGCCGTCCGCGCTGACGGTCACTATCGGCCTGGGCCCCTCGGCATTGCGCCTCGCCGGCCTGACCAGCCGGATCCCGCCTCAGCTGGCCCCGATTCCGGGCTTCCCGCACGATCATCTCGACGCAGCCCGAAGCGGCGGAGACATCGCCGTGCAGATCTGCGCGGAGGATCCGATGGTCGTCGTCTCGGCCGCGCGATACCTCGACACGCTCGCCAAGGCTGACGCGACTCCGCGCTGGACCCAGCACGGCTTCCGCCGCACTGCCGCCGCCGCGGCCGACCCGACCGGAACCCCGCGAAACCTGATGGGCCAGCTCGACGGCACCGACAACCCTGTCGTCGGCACCCCCGACTTCGACCAGGCCGTGTGGGCCGACTCCACGGCACCGGCCTGGATGGCCGGCGGCAGCTACCTCGTCGCCCGCCGGATCCGGATGGATCTCGACCGATGGGACCTGATCTCCACCAGTGGCCAGGAGCAGATCATCGGCCGGAGCAAGGCCACCGGCGCCCCGCTGACCGGCGGCAGCGAGCACACCGACCCGGACTTCACCGCCACCGGCTCCGACGGCAATCTGGAGATCCCGGCCAACGCCCACATCCGGCTGGCCCACCCGCAGTCCAACAACGGGGTTCGGATGCTGCGCCGCGGCTACTCGTATCACGACGGCCTCGACGCCGCCGGCCAGCTCGACGCCGGCCTCTTCTTCCTGGCCTACCAGGCAGACCCATTGGTGGCCTTCACCGCCATCCAAAGCAAGCTCGACCGCCTCGACGCACTGTCCGCCTTCATCCGCCACACCGGCAGCGCGCTGTTCGCCATTCCAGCAGCCGCGCCGACCGATGGATATGTCGGCCAGCAGCTGCTGGAGGGCTGA
- a CDS encoding glycoside hydrolase family 6 protein: MGAGPLIRGRRLATALLGLVLSGCGGVSATEDAQTPASAAPEARCTTGASGTPAVGSGATGTVPREPFLVDTASQAALQAAADPAHAAEIALLVRTPTAFPVGDWLTDVTGQVRRRAAAAVATGSTAVFMVYAIPHRDIGAGFSSGGFRTAEAYRAFTRQVAAGIGTARAVVVLEPDSLAQLDQLTAAQQAERYGLLNDAVDVYGRLPGTSVYLDGANCGWTQASVIAERLKNAGVGRARGFAVNVANYYRTTDEVTRGDVISALTGGAHFVVDTSRNGRGAVSGIVNAWCNPPGRGLGPAPTTDTGDPRADAFLWIKTPGASDGTCGRGDPAAGQWWQAQAEELVRNAEGH; this comes from the coding sequence GTGGGTGCAGGTCCACTGATCCGCGGCCGCCGTCTCGCCACCGCGCTGCTGGGTCTCGTGCTCAGCGGCTGTGGCGGCGTGAGCGCGACCGAGGACGCGCAGACGCCGGCCAGCGCGGCTCCCGAGGCCCGGTGCACAACCGGTGCTTCGGGAACCCCGGCTGTCGGGTCGGGCGCCACCGGGACCGTCCCTCGGGAGCCGTTTCTGGTGGACACCGCCAGCCAGGCGGCACTGCAGGCCGCGGCCGACCCGGCGCACGCGGCCGAGATCGCCCTGTTGGTGCGGACGCCGACCGCTTTCCCAGTCGGGGACTGGCTGACCGACGTGACCGGGCAGGTCCGCCGTCGGGCCGCGGCGGCCGTGGCAACCGGGTCCACCGCCGTCTTCATGGTCTATGCCATCCCACACCGGGACATCGGGGCTGGCTTCTCCTCCGGTGGATTCCGGACAGCGGAGGCCTACCGGGCCTTCACCCGCCAGGTCGCGGCCGGTATTGGGACTGCCCGCGCGGTCGTGGTCCTCGAGCCGGACTCGCTCGCGCAGCTCGACCAGCTGACGGCTGCCCAGCAGGCAGAACGCTACGGGCTGCTGAATGACGCCGTCGATGTCTACGGCCGGCTACCGGGTACCAGCGTCTACCTGGACGGAGCGAACTGCGGCTGGACACAGGCGTCCGTCATCGCCGAACGCCTGAAAAATGCCGGCGTGGGCCGTGCCCGTGGTTTCGCGGTCAACGTCGCCAACTACTACCGGACAACGGACGAGGTCACGCGCGGCGACGTGATTTCCGCGCTCACCGGCGGAGCGCACTTCGTCGTGGACACCTCACGCAACGGCCGAGGCGCCGTCAGCGGCATCGTCAACGCCTGGTGCAACCCTCCCGGCCGGGGGCTCGGCCCGGCACCGACAACAGACACCGGCGATCCCCGCGCCGACGCCTTTCTTTGGATCAAGACGCCGGGAGCCAGCGACGGGACCTGCGGCCGAGGTGACCCCGCGGCCGGGCAGTGGTGGCAGGCCCAGGCCGAAGAACTCGTCCGCAACGCCGAGGGGCACTGA